In Levilactobacillus brevis, the genomic window TGGAACTCAACCTGTTCACGTTAGCCCTCGACCATCTCGACTTGCTTCAGCTCCACCGGGTCGACCCCACGGTACCTTTTGAAGACCAGATTGGCGTCCTCAAAGACATGCAGGACGAGGGTAAGATCAAGCATATCGGGCTCAGCCAGGTCTCTGTTGACCAACTCAAGGCTGCCCAAAAGATTGCCCCGATTGCTTCTGTTCAAAATATGTACAACCTCAGCAACCGCAAGGACGAAGACGTCTTAAACTACGCCGAATCCCAACACATTGCCTTCATTCCGTGGTTCCCACTAGCTACCGGACAACTCATCACAAACCCAACGCTCACCAACATCGCCAAGAAGTACGATGCCTCACCCGCTCAAATCGCCTTGGCCTGGTTACTGAAGCGTTCCGACGTGATTCTGCCAATTCCTGGCACTAAGTCCAGCGAGCATGAATTGCAAAACATTCACGCCCAATCCATCGACCTTAGCCAAGCTGATTTCGATGCTTTAAAGGCCTTAGCCGACTAGTCCGCAAACTCAGATAACTTACTCGGCTGTCCTGTTGGGCCGTGACTTCTGTTGCCCAACACTAATTTTTCATGAAACTATTTTACTGATCTCAACTCGTCTAACGTTACTTAGGCGAGTTTTTTTGTTAGACTACTGGTGATAGCGATTTCATAAGCAAGCCCGGTATGGCCTGCTTCCATCCATTTTCAAGTAGGCTAATTTGGCTTTCATGAAAACGTAGAAATCGTGAAATCATTGTTTTCATAGCAATGCAACCGGTTGTCTAATTTTTAAATTCTTGGTTTAAAAAGGTCGCATTTCACGACAAAGGGGCGTATAATAACTTCCGAAGTGGTCTAGACATACTTTCTGGGCAACTCGCGGATTCCCGAATGGTTGCCCCCATTCGTGGATAACCGATGCAACAGTCAATTTTTGGTAGACACTGCTCATATAACGGATTTAAACATTTAAGGAGTGACGATCTCGTGGCAACTGAACGTAAAGCTGTATTTCTATTCTTCGGGGGTACCGGTGATTTAGCTTACCGGAAACTCTATCCCAGTCTTTTCAACCTGTATCGCAAGGGTAACTTACGATCCCATTTCGCCGTCATCGGGACTTCCCGAGCCAAAATGGACGACGACAAGTTCCGTGCTGCTATCAAGAAATCCTTGGCAGACAGCGGGAACCGGACCGACTCTAAGGAAGCTAACGACTTTATTTCCCATTTCTACTATCAAGACCATGATGTGACCGACACGGCCCACTACGCCGTCTTGAAGGACTTGATGGACAAGTTAGACAAGAAGTACAAGGCAGAAGGCCACCGGATTTTCTACCTATCAATGGCACCACAATTCTTCGGCACGATTGCCCAAGACCTGAAGACTCAAGGCTTACTGTCCGACGGCAAGGACGCCTTCAACCGTTTGGTCATCGAAAAGCCATTCGGCCGAGACTACGATTCCGCCAAGCTCTTAAACGACGCCTTAAGCAAGTCCTTCGACGAAAACCAAATTTTCCGGATCGACCACTACTTGGGTAAGGAAATGATTCAAAACATCGAAGCACTACGGTTCGGCAACACCTTGGTCGAATCTCTGTGGAACAACCGGTACATCGACAACATTCAGGTCACGTTATCTGAAAAACTAGGTGTTGAGGAACGGGCTTCCTACTACGACAACAGTGGGGCACTGCGGGATATGGTCCAAAACCATATCATGCAAATTGTCTCCCTGTTAGCCATGGAACAACCCGTGGCCTTCACGGATACCGATATCCGAGCTGAAAAGGTCAAGGCCTTACGGAGTCTACGCGTCTACAACGTGGCCGACGCCGCAACCAACTTTGTCCGCGGCCAATACGGTTCGATCAACGAACAAGCCGACTATCGGCACGAAGACAACGTCCCTCACGATTCAACGACTGAAACATTCGTTGCCGGGAAGTTGTTATTCGATAACTACCGTTGGTCCGGCACCCCATTCTACATTCGGACGGGGAAGATGTTGGCCGACAAGTTCACGCGGGTTGACGTCGTCTTCAAACGGCCACTCGTGGACATCTTCGCCTTCCCACAGAGTCAAAACACGCCGCTGGCCGCCAACGTCTTGACGATCTTCGTTGAACCGCACGCTGGGTTCTCCCTGCAATTGAACGCCAAGACCAACGACACTGGCTTCTCCACGGAACCAATCAAGTTGGACTACCTGGTTGACGCCCAAAAGTCTAAGGATACGCCAGAACCATACGAACGCCTGCTTCATGACGTCTTGAAGGGTGACGGGACCAACTTCTCCAGCTGGCCAGAAGTTTCCTACGCTTGGAAGTTCGTGGATCAAATTCGCCGTGTTTGGGACTTACAAGAACCACAATTCCCTAACTACACGCCACATTCCATGGGTCCAGCCGCCGCTGAAGAACTTATTCAACGCGACCACCGGGAATGGGTTTACCGCTTAAACAACTAGAACTTTTAACCAAAACTAAGAAGCCGGACCACGTCATCTCAAGCGATGTTGTGGTCCGGCTTCTGCTTTACTAATATCTACTACTTATAACTCGTAAATTCACTCACGGAGGTCTTTCATATGGAATTTAATGTTCAACGCGACGGCTTAACGCTAGCCGGCATTTACCAACCCGCACCCCAACCCAACGGCACCATCGCCATCCTCATGCACGGTTTCACCGGTAATCGGGGCTACACACCGACCGAACTGCTGGTCCAACTGGCCGAGCGGTTGCGTGCCGTAGGCGTGGGGACCGTTCGCTTTGACTTCAACGGTCACGGCCACAGCGACGGACGGTTCGCCGACATGACGGTTCTCAACGAGATTGCCGACGCCCAGGCCGTTTTAACCGCCGTCCAAACGCGCTTGCATCCCCAACAAATCGACCTGTTAGGCCACTCTCAGGGCGGCGTGGTCGCCAGCATGCTGGCCGGCTACTATCCTGACCTGATTCATAAGCTGGTCCTGCTGGCCCCCGCCGCCACACTCAAGGACGACGCGCTGGCCGGTCACACCCGCGGACTGGACTACGACCCCCACCACATTCCGGCCACCTTACCGCTATCCGCCAGTCAAACGCTCGGCGGGTTCTATCTCCGCACGGCCCAGCTTCTACCAATCTATGAAACCGCGCAGGCCTTCACCGGTCCCGTCTGCTTAATCCATGGCAAGGCGGATAAGATTGTCGCGCCCCGCGCCTCTCAACGCTACGCCGATGTCTACTCCAACGCGACGTTCCATTTGCTACCGGGGGCCAGTCACCGACTCGACGGCGATGCTCGACCGACCGTTTTGAAATTAGCCACCGACTTCATTCAAGACTAATTCGCCACAATTATTGCGCTAACCGTAACGCCGGCTTGTCCATGCGGACGTGCGGTGTCCCGTGAAAGTTAAAGCTTGCCCCCTGAGCGCGATACCCAAACTTTTCATAGAAGCCTTGCTTGTCGACCTGAGCTTCGATACTGATGGGTAGTCCCGGATAATCGCGACGAATCTCCGCTTCAATCTGGCTCATGAGCTGGCGCCCCAAGCCCTGACCCCGTGCTTCTGGAATCGTCAGTACCCGACCAAACGTCACGTGGCCCTGTTCCGTGAAAATTCGGGCGTATGCGACCAGTCGCCCGTCCCGAAAACCCATCACGTGATGGGCAACGAGATCGGTCTCGTCAACTTCCTGGTACACCCGATTTTGGGCAATCACAAACGTTCTAATACGTTCATATGCAACTTTATACAAATTTTCTGCGGATAAATCCGTAAACGTATTTATTAACCATTTGACTGTCATAATAAGCCTTCTCTGTGTTAAAATATGCTTATTAGCATCCCACATTTTAAATTCAAATGCAACTAAAAAAGGAGAAAACATGCCCAATTCTTTTCGGAGCATCGGCCTGATTGCCCGCGCCACCTCGGAGATTGGTAATCAACTTTTCCAACGGGCCGACCTTCAAAACAACCAATTCATCTATCTTATGCGGATCGTTGAAAATCCCGGTATCACCCAAACCGACCTCGCCACCCAACTCTACGTGGACCCGTCGACCTGTCTCCGAGCCGTGCGCAAGCTCATCGACCACCAGTACGTGACCCGCCAGACGGACGCCCACAACAAGAAGGCTCGGCCATTGATGGCAACCGCCAAGGGACGGGCCGCCTATCCCGAATTGCAGGCGTATGAACAGCAGATTCTAGCCATTGGAACCCACGGTCTATCGGCAGGAGAAGCCCTCCTACTAGAGGAATTACTGGCTAAAGTTGCGACCAATGTTCAGGAGTATCAAGCCACGCAGGACGACTAGGTGACGGAGCAACGAAATTTTTTTACAAAAAGATTAATTATTTTGAAAAAAACCAGTCAAATCAGTTCCTTTTTAAATTGTTCAATGCTACACTAGGAGTTGGTAAAACCGAAATCAATCTTAACAAAGTAAAGGAAGGTTTCTAATGGCAGAAAAAGCTAATATTGGTGTTGTTGGTATGGCTGTCATGGGCAAGAACTTAGCCCTGAACATTGAAAGCCGCGGATACACGGTTGGGATCTACAACCGCTCCGCCAACAAGACGGAACAAGTTATGAAAGACCACAGCGAAAAGAAGTTAGTTCCAAGTTACACGGTGGAAGACTTCGTTAACTCTTTGGAAACGCCACGGCGGATTCTTTTGATGGTTAAGGCTGGTAAGCCAACTGACGCCGTTATTCACGAATTGCTTCCTCTGTTGGACAAGCACGATGTCCTCATTGATGGTGGGAACACGAACTTCCACGACACGATGGCTCGTAACGCCGAACTGGACAAGTCCGGTATCAACTTCATCGGTATGGGTGTTTCCGGTGGTGAACTGGGTGCCTTACAAGGTCCTTCCTTGATGCCTGGTGGCCAAAAGGAAGCTTACGACTTAGTTGCCCCAATCTTGGAAAAGATCGCGGCTAAGGCTGACCAAGACGGCAAGCCATGTGTATCTTACATCGGCCCTAACGGTGCTGGTCACTACGTTAAGATGGTCCACAACGGTATCGAATACGGTGATGAAGAGCTGATCGATGAAAGCTACAACATCATGCGTAACGTTGCCGGCATTTCCATTGACAAGATGGCTGACATCTTCAAGGAATGGAACAAGGGTGAACTTGACAGTTACTTGGTTGAAATCACCGCTGACATCTTAACCCGTAAGGATGACTTAGGTGACGACAAGAACTTATCTATCTTGGACGCTATCTTGGACCGTGGTAACAACAAGGGTACTGGTAAGTGGAGTTCTGAAGACGCCTTAGACGTTCAAGTTCCACAATCAGTTATCACTGAAGCCGTTTATGCCCGTTACATCTCCATGTTGAAGGACGAACGGGTTAAGGCTTCTAAAGTCTTAGCACCTGCTGAAAAGCAAGGTAAGGTTGACACCGGTGACGAAACTGAATTCGTTGAAAAGGTTCGCCAAGCCCTCTTCTTTGGTAAGTTAATGAGTTACGCTCAAGGCTTCGAACAACTCCGGTTTGCTTCTGAAAAGAACAACTGGGACTTGAAGTTCGGTGAATTAGCACAAATCTGGCGTGCCGGCTGCATTATCCGGGCCCAATTCCTGCAAAACATCACGGATGCCTTCGACAAGGATCCTAACTTGACCAACTTACTCTTTGATGACTACTTCAAAGAAGTTGCTGCTAAGTACCAACAATCAACGCGTGACGTTGTTGCGATGGCCGTTCAAGCTGGTATTCCTGTACCTAGCTTATCTGCTGCTATCACTTACTACGACAGCTACCGTGCTGAAGTCTTGCCAGCTAACTTGCTGCAAGCACAACGGGACTACTTCGGTGCCCACACCTACGAACGGCGTGACCGCCCTGGTGACTTCCACTACTCATGGTACGAAGAACAATAAATCATTAAACCTGATTGAAAAAGACGCCGTTATGGCGTCTTTTTTTAGTTGCATCGCTGAAGGTTGAAAACCAGAGATGGAGACGCTGTAAGCTGACGTTTTGAGTCAACTTACAGCGTGGGACGTGTTTGGAGACTGGCGGATTTTGCCAGGCTTCGAACCGAGCCGGAGGACCGCTTCTCAGGCCACAGGCAGTCCCCACAGTGCCGGAATCTCTGGCAGCCGCAGGTGGTGTTGATGACTAGTTTGATGACGATTATCCCTGTCAGCTGAGGATCGCGGCTTGTTCGCAAACTTTCAACCTTCAGTTGTATAGCTGAAAGTCTCTTCAGCGCATAAAAAATGGGCCTGCCCTTTCCATCTGGAAAGAAGCAAGCCCGTTTTAGCTTTCACGATTCATTTTATCAACTACCACTTATTGGAGGCTCACTGCCGCGTGTGGCCGCGGTAAGTGGTCCCGGCAAGATTATCCGTCAACGCCATTTGAAGTGCGTGGAGGCTCTCCCAGTGGTCTATTTCGGCAGCTAGGCCAGCTTCCCACTGAGCCTTCTGCCGGCTCTTTTCGATGAACCGGTCCCAGTCGCGGTCCGCGGTCGTGGCATCAGCTGTCTGTCGCCACTGAGCCCATTCATTCAAGTGTTCAGCCAAGATTTCAGCTTGAGGTGGTGCGATCAGCAATTTATCAGTCATGGTCGTCGCCTCCTTTGGCAAAAAACTAAAGGACAGGTATCTTCTACTACGTCTTAATTATAGCATATAGAGTAAATCATTACGACTAATATCCTTACAACTGCTGCAGGACGGTCGCAATGGGCGTGTCCCCCTGCAAGAGTGGGATTGTCTTACCAATCGCCTGCGGAGCGTGGAGTGCAGCCACCAGGAAGCTCGCCAGATCGGCCCGTGGAATACTGCCCACGGCGAGCGGATCACTCTTGACCTTCCCCGTTCCCGGGTGAAAGGATAGCGCTCCCGGCTGCACGATGGTGTAGTCCAGCGTGGTCTGATGCACCAACCAGTTGTCCGCATAGAACTTCGCGGCGTACAGCGGCTTGAGTGGATCGGCCCAGCGATTTCGGTCCTCAGCGAAGAGCATGCTAATCATCAAAAATCGTGACACACCAGCAATTTCTGCGGCCTGCATGGTCTTAACGGCCCCATCTAGATCAATCAGTAAGGTCATATCGTCCTTGGTCCGCCCACCAGAACCCGCAGCAAAGATAATCGCGTCACTGCCCATCAGCGCTCGGGCAATCTTTTCTGGCTTACGGAGCAGATCGAGCCGGCGCACCGTAACCCCTTGATCTTCCCAGTCTTCACCATCTTCATCAGGGCGTAACCCGGCAATCGGTTCATCCCCCCGCGCCTTCAGTTGGGTCACAATCTTTCGGCCGGTCTGACCGTTGGCTCCCACGACAAACACCCGCATCACGCGTCACTTCCTTCGTTATCTTCTAGGCTTAGTATACACTAGTTTGTCGTCCACCTTGAGCCACTGAACAACCGCGTTAATTTTTTCATGACGGCGACCGTGAAAAATGACAATGGTAGCGCTTCAATTGATTTACACCGAAAAAATTTAGGTGAGTTTCCTTTACGCACGGCCAAAATGTGCCATAATAAAAAAGGGGCACCGATCGACTGACGACCGATACTCGCAGCAACACAGAATTTGAGGAGGTCTCCACTTTGCAAAACGATTTAACGATTACCGATCTGGACGAACACGCCCAATTAACCGCGCTTACTGATTTCGTCCACTTCTATCTTGAACATTATCGGACCAACGATCTCGAAATTTTATCACAGTTCAAAGTCGACTACGCCATGAACGACATTAACATGTACCTTTACGCAAACCGAAACTTCAGCCCAGACCAACTGGCCGCTGGCGTTCTGGCTTACAAGAAGGGACTCTTCGTGGAAATTATGAAGACCATCAATCTACCCTTTAACGAAAATGGCACGCTCAAGGAAAACACTTGGGACGGCTGGTATCAACAAGAATACGCTAAGATTCCTCAGGGCAAGTAACGCCTGCGGAATCCCCGCTCCCCACCAAACGCGATGAGTACCTCCGGGTGCTGGCCGCGTTTTTTCGTGGGTTTAATGAATTCGTTTTCAATTGAACGGGAAGACCCGTATACTTAAGAGTGACAACTTATGGTGTATGCAGGTAGTCATAACGTTCGACCATACACCTAATTGACTAATGGAGGTATTTATATGTACTTAGCAGATGCACACCGCTACGACGCCATGCAATACCGGCGCAGCGGCAATAGTGGCCTCAAGCTTTCGGCCATTGGCTTGGGTTTCTGGCACAACTTCGGCAGCGTCGATCCGTTCGATAATCAACGGGCCATCGTTCACACGGCCTTTGACGCCGGGATTACTTATTTCGACCTGGCAAACAACTACGGTCCGGAACCCGGTAGCGCGGAGACCAACTTTGGCCGGATCATGGCCAGAGACATGCGGCCCTACCGTGACGAAATGGTGATTACGTCCAAGGCCGGCTACCTGATGTGGCCCGGACCTTACGGCGAATGGGGCTCCCGGAAGAACATCATCGCCAGCGCCAACCAGAGTCTGAAACGGCTCCAATTGGACTACGTGGACATCTTCTACTCCCACCGTCCCGATCCCAACACGCCACTGGAGGAAACGGCCTTGGCCCTAGACCAACTGGTGCGGCAAGGTAAAGCCCTCTACATCGGCATTTCTAACTATGATCCCCAACAGACCCAAGAGATTAAGGCCATCTTCGACGACTTGCATACGCCGTACATCGTTCACCAAAGTCGCTATAGTCTGTTCGACCAGCACATTGCAGACAACGGGCTGTTAAAGACATTGGCCGAAGACCAGACCGGTCTAGTCACCTTTAGTCCCCTCGCACAAGGTCTATTGACCGACCGCTACCTGCACGGCATTCCCGCCGATTCACGGGCGCACCGGTCGTCTAGTCCTTTCCTCCACGAGGACAACGTGGAACACACGATTACCACAGTCAAGGCCCTCAACGAGATTGCTCAGCAACGCGGGCAATCCCTCGCGCAAATGGCGATTGCCTGGCTGCTCAGCCAGCCCGTGGTCACCTGTGTCCTAGTCGGTGCCAGCCGGCCTAGTCAATTGCAAGACAACCTAAAGGCCTTTACCAACACGACGTTTAGCCCTGCTGAAATCAAGCAGATTCAGCAATTACTCGCAAAAATGCCCAAAGCTTAATGGGTCTAAAACGAAACGCGGCCGCCTCAATGACGAGACGGCCGCGTTTTTATTTTAGAATCGTTAAATCTTACCAACCAAATCCGTCCCGGGCTTCAAGGTTTGTTCGCCCTTGTGCCAGTTGGCCGGGCAAACCCGGTCGCCGTGTTCCGCGACAAATTGGGCCGCGGTCAACGTCCGGAGAATTTCCGCGGCATTGCGGCCAATTCCCATGTCATTGATGGTGTATGACCGCACCTTCCCCGCGGGATCGAGGATGAAGACCCCCCGGTAAGCCTGTCCGGCGTCGGCATCCAGAACCTCGTAGTGCCGGGCCAAGACACCGGCTGGATCGGCAATCATGGGATAGGCCACCTGCCCAACCTCTGGACTCTGTTCGTGCCAAGCCTGATGAACAAACTCGGTGTCTTCAGAAACACTATAGATTTCCGCATTACTTTGTTTGAATTCTGAATAGTGGGCGGCTAAATCGCCTAACTCAGTCGGACAAACAAAGGAAAAGTCGGCGGGATAGAAGAAGAGCACCGACCAGTGACCCAAGAGGTCATCGCGGGTTAAAGCCTTCACTTCGCCGTTTTGAAACGCATTTACAGTAAAATCGGGTAACGCTGAACCAATAAAATTCATGATACTAACTCCCCTCATTTGGCAAATTTCGAATCATCCCTAGCATACCCGCTTATTCAGTCAAAATCAAGAATGATTCTAAACTAGGCGTTAATATTAGACGGTTTAACATTTTATTAATAGTTTGTTATTATAATTATTATTCGTTTTCCCTGAGCGTTTATGGTTGCTTTTTTTCAGAAAATCCGGTAAACTATGACTATAGAATAAATCAGAAGCTGTTAGGTGAGGCTCCTATACGGAAAATGCTACTGCTCAGAAACGTCGAGAAACGCCAATGAGTCAGCTGTTCAGGTCAGATTAAGGCCTGTTCTAATGTAGCTGTTAAAGAAACACTAACTACGCCGTATAGTGCTAAAACTCAACGACTGGCTATCAGTTCACAAACGCTTTTTATTGTGCGCTTAGCTAGTCGTGGCTAAGCGCTTTTAATTTATTCGCAGTTGTCACTGTCGACTAAATTATTGGAGGTGATTGAACATGACAACGCAGCATATAGATGATCCTGGAGCGTGTTATCACTCGCCGGTGGGAAAGTTGCAGTCAGTTCACGCCTCTTGGTTGACGCTTTGAGGAAAACTGCCCTCTAGCTTTCCCTTTCCCGGACCCCGTAGCTTGATGCGGCGGTTCGACTGGTAGACTTTAAACCGAATCAACCGGCCACTTTAACTCAGCCGCTGTCGGCGTTGTACCCGACTTAATCACGGCTGACCTTCCCGAATTCGTTCGTGCGCCGGTTGGATTCAAACCACTTAATGGAAAACGCAAGCTAGAGTTACCCAGTTTTTCTCGGCCCTATGACAACTATGATGCATTGACGTGCTAGTTCAATAGCCGCTTCACCGTTGGGGGAACCCAGCTGGGGAGGAAGACATTCGTAACTGACGCCGATTCAACTAGGCTGGTTTTTAATCTCTAATAGTCGATACGAAGACACACAATCCCAAAAACTTAATCCTGATTATCGCTGTTGAGGCAACACCATGGGCTGATGGGAATCACCCCGCAAGGTTACCCGCACACCGCTAATCTGGTTTCTGCAATTATCAATAACCCCCGCCGTTCGCGAAGAATGACGGGGGTTATTTTGAGGTTCTTTCAGCAACGTCTCCCACCGGGAGGGTTGCTTTTTTATTTTTGGCAGTAAAAAAGCCACTCCTTAACGAGTGACTTAGCCTAACCTATTTCGTTTTCGCAGCGCGTA contains:
- a CDS encoding aldo/keto reductase, with amino-acid sequence MEKTFTFDNDLTVNRLGYGTMQLPGKGVWGPSADPDNAPKVIETAIDNGVNFIDTADAYGPFYSNLYLREALQARPDSHVMVATKVGQTRQGPDQWTPTGVPAYLRQQVELNLFTLALDHLDLLQLHRVDPTVPFEDQIGVLKDMQDEGKIKHIGLSQVSVDQLKAAQKIAPIASVQNMYNLSNRKDEDVLNYAESQHIAFIPWFPLATGQLITNPTLTNIAKKYDASPAQIALAWLLKRSDVILPIPGTKSSEHELQNIHAQSIDLSQADFDALKALAD
- the zwf gene encoding glucose-6-phosphate dehydrogenase produces the protein MATERKAVFLFFGGTGDLAYRKLYPSLFNLYRKGNLRSHFAVIGTSRAKMDDDKFRAAIKKSLADSGNRTDSKEANDFISHFYYQDHDVTDTAHYAVLKDLMDKLDKKYKAEGHRIFYLSMAPQFFGTIAQDLKTQGLLSDGKDAFNRLVIEKPFGRDYDSAKLLNDALSKSFDENQIFRIDHYLGKEMIQNIEALRFGNTLVESLWNNRYIDNIQVTLSEKLGVEERASYYDNSGALRDMVQNHIMQIVSLLAMEQPVAFTDTDIRAEKVKALRSLRVYNVADAATNFVRGQYGSINEQADYRHEDNVPHDSTTETFVAGKLLFDNYRWSGTPFYIRTGKMLADKFTRVDVVFKRPLVDIFAFPQSQNTPLAANVLTIFVEPHAGFSLQLNAKTNDTGFSTEPIKLDYLVDAQKSKDTPEPYERLLHDVLKGDGTNFSSWPEVSYAWKFVDQIRRVWDLQEPQFPNYTPHSMGPAAAEELIQRDHREWVYRLNN
- a CDS encoding lysophospholipase gives rise to the protein MEFNVQRDGLTLAGIYQPAPQPNGTIAILMHGFTGNRGYTPTELLVQLAERLRAVGVGTVRFDFNGHGHSDGRFADMTVLNEIADAQAVLTAVQTRLHPQQIDLLGHSQGGVVASMLAGYYPDLIHKLVLLAPAATLKDDALAGHTRGLDYDPHHIPATLPLSASQTLGGFYLRTAQLLPIYETAQAFTGPVCLIHGKADKIVAPRASQRYADVYSNATFHLLPGASHRLDGDARPTVLKLATDFIQD
- a CDS encoding GNAT family N-acetyltransferase; its protein translation is MTVKWLINTFTDLSAENLYKVAYERIRTFVIAQNRVYQEVDETDLVAHHVMGFRDGRLVAYARIFTEQGHVTFGRVLTIPEARGQGLGRQLMSQIEAEIRRDYPGLPISIEAQVDKQGFYEKFGYRAQGASFNFHGTPHVRMDKPALRLAQ
- a CDS encoding MarR family winged helix-turn-helix transcriptional regulator, with translation MPNSFRSIGLIARATSEIGNQLFQRADLQNNQFIYLMRIVENPGITQTDLATQLYVDPSTCLRAVRKLIDHQYVTRQTDAHNKKARPLMATAKGRAAYPELQAYEQQILAIGTHGLSAGEALLLEELLAKVATNVQEYQATQDD
- the gndA gene encoding NADP-dependent phosphogluconate dehydrogenase, giving the protein MAEKANIGVVGMAVMGKNLALNIESRGYTVGIYNRSANKTEQVMKDHSEKKLVPSYTVEDFVNSLETPRRILLMVKAGKPTDAVIHELLPLLDKHDVLIDGGNTNFHDTMARNAELDKSGINFIGMGVSGGELGALQGPSLMPGGQKEAYDLVAPILEKIAAKADQDGKPCVSYIGPNGAGHYVKMVHNGIEYGDEELIDESYNIMRNVAGISIDKMADIFKEWNKGELDSYLVEITADILTRKDDLGDDKNLSILDAILDRGNNKGTGKWSSEDALDVQVPQSVITEAVYARYISMLKDERVKASKVLAPAEKQGKVDTGDETEFVEKVRQALFFGKLMSYAQGFEQLRFASEKNNWDLKFGELAQIWRAGCIIRAQFLQNITDAFDKDPNLTNLLFDDYFKEVAAKYQQSTRDVVAMAVQAGIPVPSLSAAITYYDSYRAEVLPANLLQAQRDYFGAHTYERRDRPGDFHYSWYEEQ
- a CDS encoding SDR family oxidoreductase is translated as MRVFVVGANGQTGRKIVTQLKARGDEPIAGLRPDEDGEDWEDQGVTVRRLDLLRKPEKIARALMGSDAIIFAAGSGGRTKDDMTLLIDLDGAVKTMQAAEIAGVSRFLMISMLFAEDRNRWADPLKPLYAAKFYADNWLVHQTTLDYTIVQPGALSFHPGTGKVKSDPLAVGSIPRADLASFLVAALHAPQAIGKTIPLLQGDTPIATVLQQL
- a CDS encoding aldo/keto reductase is translated as MYLADAHRYDAMQYRRSGNSGLKLSAIGLGFWHNFGSVDPFDNQRAIVHTAFDAGITYFDLANNYGPEPGSAETNFGRIMARDMRPYRDEMVITSKAGYLMWPGPYGEWGSRKNIIASANQSLKRLQLDYVDIFYSHRPDPNTPLEETALALDQLVRQGKALYIGISNYDPQQTQEIKAIFDDLHTPYIVHQSRYSLFDQHIADNGLLKTLAEDQTGLVTFSPLAQGLLTDRYLHGIPADSRAHRSSSPFLHEDNVEHTITTVKALNEIAQQRGQSLAQMAIAWLLSQPVVTCVLVGASRPSQLQDNLKAFTNTTFSPAEIKQIQQLLAKMPKA
- a CDS encoding redoxin domain-containing protein, which encodes MNFIGSALPDFTVNAFQNGEVKALTRDDLLGHWSVLFFYPADFSFVCPTELGDLAAHYSEFKQSNAEIYSVSEDTEFVHQAWHEQSPEVGQVAYPMIADPAGVLARHYEVLDADAGQAYRGVFILDPAGKVRSYTINDMGIGRNAAEILRTLTAAQFVAEHGDRVCPANWHKGEQTLKPGTDLVGKI